TTTTCGGGAACAACCTTCAAGGCAAGCTGCAAGCCCATGGCATTCAGAATTTTCATCATCGTTTCAAAACGAGGATGCGCACCTTCCTTCATTGCCTTATAAAGACTCTCACGGTTCAAGCCAGCTTTTTCGGCGATCTTTGCCATGCCTGCAGACCTTGCCGCAGTGCTAACACAATGCTGCCAAAAAACAGGATCGTTTTCGGCAAGAGCCTCCTTCAAGAAAAGTTTTACATCTACCTCAGTTTCTAGAAATTCTGCAACATCCAAATCCGAAACTTTAACCTTACCCATTGTTTAACTCCTTCTTAATTTCCTTTGCTTTTTCAATGTCTCTCTGTTGCGTAGATTTATCTCCTCCGATTAGAAGAAAAATCACTTCGCCATTTACATTCATATAGTACAGCCTATATCCAGGACCATAATCAATCCGCATTTCAAAAACGCCATCACCAACTGATTTGGAATCTCCTAGATTACCTAACTCAACATGTTTAAGACGATTATTAATCCTGGATTTAGCATATACATCCCTCAGATTTTTCATCCATTTTATGAACTGTTCGGTCCTCTTTACCTGATACACATGTTCCTCCTTAATGTAGCCAATCGGCTACAAATTGTCAAGTAC
This portion of the Fibrobacter sp. UWEL genome encodes:
- a CDS encoding type II toxin-antitoxin system RelE/ParE family toxin, with translation MYQVKRTEQFIKWMKNLRDVYAKSRINNRLKHVELGNLGDSKSVGDGVFEMRIDYGPGYRLYYMNVNGEVIFLLIGGDKSTQQRDIEKAKEIKKELNNG
- a CDS encoding addiction module antidote protein, whose product is MGKVKVSDLDVAEFLETEVDVKLFLKEALAENDPVFWQHCVSTAARSAGMAKIAEKAGLNRESLYKAMKEGAHPRFETMMKILNAMGLQLALKVVPEKKVPANVVAEKRAKYKAK